The region CGTCCATATCTAATCTCGCAACTATTTTAATACGTCAAGGCTCTGCGACACTAGCCCAGCAGGCCTGAAGATATATACACAAACAATCATCGCACACCATTCTCGTACGCCTTGGCATATTTTGCTTCATGACAAGGCCACATGCAACTGAGTGAACCAACTCCTCTTATGCTCACATGCCGCTCGTTTCTCAGCCTATAATAAGGGCCGAGCGATGATGCAGCAATGGTTACCAACGCCATGATGGTCTCGGAAATACCAAGTCATGAGTATATAAGTCAATGCCTCTATTCCAAGCTCGCCAAATCGTCCAATGATGGTCCTGGTCTTTGTCGCTGTTCCCGGACCTCGATACCTGGGCCGATGGGGTGAGCCCGTCTTCGTGACATGGGGAAAACCTAACGTATCTGGTCAGCACGGGATTGCAGTCAGGGCAGGATTGGAGCATCCGTCAGCCGCGTAGATGCAGCCACATATGGGTTATTGTATGATAAGAAATTCATCTCGAGGGGATATGTTGCCGTACCTTGGTACCTCCCCAGCCTAATCTGAAAGCAGCTTCATGAGCGAATAGCTCTCCAAATCCCAGCATCATGCCATTGATAAACGGTAACAATAGGTTGATGGCGGCACCTCGTATTAATGACCAAACAGTCGGTGGCTTGTAGAGAATGACGGGAGAGCCAGAGCTCGCGGGTGATGTGGAGAGCTCTTCGCCTGGAGAGTATTGCTCGCTGTCTGAATGCATGGTGATGCCAGACTCGGCGAGGTGACTTGACGGATCGTCTGAAGCCATTGTGGAGCGTTGGAACGAGCCTGTATATCTGGACCAAGCTCTTGTTGACGTCTCGATCTCCGGGTTGCCGCGACAAGACGAGTTGTCGACTCGAAGGATGGTCGGTGACggagatgtctggtcggctGCGGCTCACACTTGTTGAGGCTCGGAGCAGTTGATGGCCGGCAGTACGCGATCTGGgggctgatggtggtgggtgaCTAAGCAAACGGGTTTCACCCGGTGTCGGGCGGGTGCTCTGTGGACTGTGGTAAATGCCTGGCACTTCCCGATGGAAACAAGTGCCAGACTGTGGTGGGGTCTCACCCCGCCACTTTGGACCTCAATGACCTGGACCTTAAACTTGGCTGAAGCTGCTTGGGAGAGCTACTCGGCTGGCTGGACCTACGGAGTGCAGACCAAACCACTTCACTGCAAGACTGGAGACATGACGACGGACCCGCTGCCTGCCGACTAGTGACAAAGAACCAGACGTCAAGCTGATTCTGTCATCTTCTACTTGACACTTCCTCCAGCCAGACTTTCTACCGAATTTCCTTGTTGCAACCTACTGACCTGCTGTCCCTTCAACCAAATACTCAGTTGGCATCTGGTTGCAGTATCCTGCATACCCCGAACCCTCCACCTCTGCGATCATTCACCAGTTGCCCCACGGCTTTGGCAACAAAGCTATCCAAAGTTGtgcatcatggccgacaaTCAGGGTACTCCCAACCGGGACCAGCTCGTCCAAGACTTCATCGCAATGTGTAACTGCAGTCCAGAAAAGGTATTGAATCTCCAGCTACTCTGATTTCTTTGAGCCTCCCGGCCAGCTGCCTAACACAAGTTACTTTGGACAGGCAACACAATACCTCGATGCGAACCAATGGGACGTGATGGCTGCGTGTGAAAGCTATTtccaagatgacgatgaagcaaAGATGCAAGGCGACTCAGGTGATTCACGGCCCGAGCCCGACTATACTGGACCACGTACCCTCGACGGACGACCTGCTCCCGCCACAGCTTCTTCCAGTCGAGGAGGAAGGCAGCCCACATCACAACCTAAGAGGAAGGGTGTAGCGACGTTAGGATCGCTTGGTGGGGGCGGTCATCAGCacgatgacgacggtgacgatgatgacgactacgacgaagctgaagatgacgaggGTCGCGGTAACCTCTTCGCAGGTGGTGAAAAGTCTGGGCTTGCTGTGCAGGATCCGCACCAAGACGGTGGTCCGAGGAAAATCATCAATAACATTttggccaaggcaaaagCGTAGGTTTCACCCTCTCCCTTTCAAATATCTTGACTGAAGATGTGCATGTGCTCACATTTTCCGCAGAAATGCGTCGCGTCCGGAGCAGACtgcagatgaagctggtcCTTCTGGTCCATCTCACTTCCGTGGTGCTGGCGTTACTTTAGGTGGTGAGGGCGTGGAGAGTCGCACGATTCCAGACCCTCTGGgtgctcctcctccatcaagtTCCGTACCTCAGGAGCGAGTCCTTCATCTCTGGGAAGATGGTTTCAGCATCGACGATGGAGAGCTCCGAAAGTTCTCTGACCCGGCCAATGCAGCTGATTTGAAGATGATTGAATCGGGTCGCGCACCTCTGCATCTCATGAACGTTCAGCACGATCAGCCCGTCGACGTCAAGCTGCACCAGCACGACACGCCTTACAAGCCGCCTCCCAAGAAGTATAAGCCGTTTTCCGGATCTGGTCAGCGTCTTGGAAGCCCCGTGCCTGGTGTTGGAGGTCCCGCGGCACCTGCTGCTACTACAAGCGCTGTGCAGGCGTCGTCAGGGCCAACCATCGACCCGTCACAGCCAACGCTTCAGATCCGAATTCAGATGCCAGACGGGACTCGAGACCCACGGACGTTCAATACCACCAGCACCGTCGGTGATGTTTATGATTACGTCACAAATTTACAGCAGACTGGAACTAGAACGTGGGTTCTCGCGACGACTTTCCCCACCAAGGAGCTCACGAATAAGGAGCTGGTCTTGGGCGATATGAACGAATTCAAGACTGGTCGTGGAACAATCGTCGTTAAGTGGGCGTAGGGTACTGAACTCAGATGCTCAGTAGCGTAGTGGAAGGAATCAAGTAACATCAGCAACATGCATGGGATTGCTGGCACGTAAGTTAAGCTTTATCTTGCTAGACGGAATAAAACGACCACGATACAGACTTAACATGTCAAAGAAAGTAAAGAGATTATAATATTTGTATTTGAACACCTATCCAGATCCCAAGCCAAACCTTTCATGAACAGGGTTAAATGGTATTGTCACTCCAGACGCCCAATTGAAAATATGATGTCGCTACTCATGCTCATTTACAAATCATCCCAGCGAAGAAAATGACCCTACCTTACATTCACGACGCAGCAGGTACGGCCGCCGCTGCAGCAGCCTGCGGAGCCGGCCCATCCAAAAATTTGAAATGCTCAATGGCAATCTGACAATTTAGCATTGCCGCATTGAATCTCGCTTCCCCCGGCGGAAGCACCACCATGAGATACGTATTCGTCGTAAACTTTAGAATAAACAAGTTGAACCGCATGCCAGCCTTGTGCTCCATGCGAATAAACTGCTCTGCATTCCTAGGCGTTCCCGTAAAGCGCGATATGCTCTGCTTGAAGTGTTTCATAATATTCGACATGCGCTCCAACCTATCCTCTGTGGGGTTGCGGCGCCCCTCAGCCGACGTCCATGATGAAACGGCCAGAAACGACGTTCTCTCAaagagcagcagctcctCTGCTTCAATAGCCATGCCCAAATTCGCCAGGTTGCGCTCAATCACCGACAAATTAGGCACCAGGTCGTGAATAATGGATGCCCATGCCTTGTACAAGCTCTGATCCCAGATTGATGTCGCAAAGGGGGTGAGTTCAATGGCGCTCACGTCTCCGCCGACGGAGTTGACGTACTCGGTCGTCTTTTGCTTGACGGTGCGGACGCGTTCGTCGTATACGGTCTCGCGGGCCGTGGGGACGACGAGGTCCATTttgtggatgaggatgtAGATTTTGGCGGCGGGGGAGTATTGCAGGAGGGCGGAGAGGATGGATACGTAGGTTGCTAGGTCGCGGTCTACGTCGCGGGATTCAATGTCGAAGACGTAGATGAGGACGCCGACGTTGGAGAAGACGTGGACGCGTTGTTGGGAGAGGTAGTTCTCCATGAAGGCTTCTTGGCCGCCGCAGTCCCAGAGGTTGAGGGTGAGGTTGCCGAGGAACTTGACGTGGGAGAGgtcgatgtcgatggtggcgCCTCTAGAGCATTGTGGTTAGAAAAGAGTGCGCTTGGGGGGTTCAAGATTGTGAGGGATGGGGGCTTACAGTCTTCGAGTGTCGCGGGCAATATagttgctgaagatgatgcttcTCATGGAGGACTTGCCGGACCCGGATTTACCCATGAGGAGgaccttctttttcttgggtTTTTTGACTTCGTTGCGGATCTCGGATGCTCCCGCGTCGGGGGGAGGGTGGTCTGTATGTGACGCCATGATTTCTGGTATGGTATGGCGTAGGTGTTGCGTGGGATACTGTCTCGAGGTTGCGTTTGATTGAGGTTGAGAGAGTGGCAGAGTGAATGGTGGTTTGGGCGGCTTGAACGTGGGGTAGCTTTGAAGCtgggctggtgttttgggtGGGGCCTGGTCAAGTTTGGCTGCAGGGGACTAGAGCTAGCTACCCTGGGGTGCCATGGGGCTGGTCTTCGGTCATTAAAAATGCATACCTATTAAAAATACATGTCTTTGATAACGAGACGGATGAATCTAAGATCTAAAATTTTTGTTTTGTGGACCGAGTGTAATTTTGTTCACTCATTCTGTGGTTGTCGATTGGCTTTGTGACGCTTAATGTTTGAGTGATAGCAAACTGAGAGAGGAGTATAGTTAGTGCTGCTTTCAACGGAAAAgcacttcaatgttatgGCCAAATAAACACATCTGGTGGGCTGAACGATTTGGAGGCCACTTGaactgtcaactggttcttGCCTTAAAATTATAACGCAGCGTCGATAACAATCATTCACATTAAATGGCCATCAAGCCAGCTCTTCTACCCTAGAGCACCGCGAGTTTATGAataggtacctacctaggtaggtagtaTGGAATTAAGTGGCTATGGTAAACTCCGCATCGTACCTTCCATTTGGAGATTTTGATTCATGCCAAGATTTGGATTTCCACATCTTTCATTTAGCTCATACTACGTGTGCTCGTACTAACATCATTCCTTACATGTCGGCCATGCTGGCGTGCTTCATCTTCCGAGCTTATTTCTTCTCATCAAGCTCTACTCTACccttctcctcatcctcgtgCTCCAAGACCTTGGTAGATGACACCTCGCTATCCATACCAGCGACCTTGTTCTCAAAGTCTCGTCCACGGCGCTCGGGGCCCAACATGGTCGTGAACACAATACCAAGAGCGATAATGGCAGTCGCAACGCCCATCACTGGCCCATAAGCCTCGACTCGGTGGCCGTTGGGCTTAGTCACAAATATCTTTTCGGAGAGGGCATTCACAATCTGTGCAGACGGTGACGAGATCATGTTGCCGATCTGGTACGTAACGCCAGGGAAAGTGGATCGGAAAGCAACAGGAGAAAGCTCGTTCAGGTGAATAGGAATGACACCCCAAGCGCCCTGCACGAAGAACTGCATGAAGAACCCGGACGCGCTGAGCGAACGTTCACCAGCAGGCAAAATCCAGGCCGGGATCAAAACCGCAGATACCAAAGCGGCGACAATGATGGTGCGACGTCGACCGAAGAACTGCGACAGATACCCAATAATCGTACCGCCAACGCAGGCACCTGCCTTCATCAGAATGGAGGCTCGAGAAGCGCCAGCATTATCCAGCTCTTTCTGGGTAAGCATGAAAGTGGTGTACGAGTCTTGCGAAGTGTGGGAATAGTAGTTGAACCACGTCATGAGAATGATGCAGTATACACACATCTTCCACTCTTGCTTGAGCATTTTACTAGTATCGCGCCAGAAAGCTCCTGGACTGGCAgtcttcttgccattctGCTTGGCTTCCAAGAATTGTTGCGACTCGGGAAACAGAATACGGATGAGTCCGACGCCGATGGAAAATCCAGCTGCACGGAGAGAAAACTTTGTATTAGCATTTTGGGAACCATGATTGGATTCTTGAACATCAAAACTTCAAACTTACCGGCCGCCCAGAAGACAGTCTTCCAAGTGTCGGTGCCCCCACCAACGCCAAGGTTGGCGCACGCAGCCAAGACGTAGCCAAACGAATAGCCCTGCTGCAAAATACCCGACATCAAGCCACGAGCGTTAGATCTGGCCAAGAAACGGATGTGTCAGCTAGGTTCTTTCGATAATATCAACTTCAGACGACAACAACTTACGGGCATTGCTCAAGagccatggcaatggcgttgCCATAAACACCACCCATaaacaaaccaaacaaacTTCGAACGGCCAGAAATTGCGAAAATGTGCGACTGTAAATGGTCGCGatttgaagaagaccaagaacaatCATGTTGACAACCATGGGCCACTTGCGACCCCATTTATCACCTGCGAGACCGAAGAAAGCTGCACCAACGGATCGAAGCAGCAGCGTCAGTGTGATAGCAGTGGTAATGTCGGTCTTGGACCGGCCATAGTAGTCTGCTAACTTCTTGGTCTGGATCGACAGTGCGTGAAAATCAAATGCATCGGCCGTCCAAGAGAAAAATCCCACCAGAAAGAAGAGCCAGTTCTTTGCTGATAGTTGAGCGAAAAGGCTGATGGGGTTCACGAAGCGGTCTGGGTCCCTCCATTCACAACGTGTCTCTCCGTACTCATTGGAAAGAACTACACGCTGTCGCCAAATAAACAAGTCGCGGAGGGATTGCTTGGCAGTGGGAATAATCCCCTGGGCCAGAGGGTCGGCCGGTTCGTTCTCTCTTGGCGCCATTGCGAGAGAGTTGACTTTACAACAAGAATAAAAAAAGGTGGCCTG is a window of Pochonia chlamydosporia 170 chromosome 5, whole genome shotgun sequence DNA encoding:
- a CDS encoding mitochondrial outer membrane protein (similar to Metarhizium acridum CQMa 102 XP_007810401.1), translating into MASDDPSSHLAESGITMHSDSEQYSPGEELSTSPASSGSPVILYKPPTVWSLIRGAAINLLLPFINGMMLGFGELFAHEAAFRLGWGGTKVFPMSRRRAHPIGPGIEVREQRQRPGPSLDDLASLE
- a CDS encoding SEP domain-containing protein codes for the protein MADNQGTPNRDQLVQDFIAMCNCSPEKATQYLDANQWDVMAACESYFQDDDEAKMQGDSGDSRPEPDYTGPRTLDGRPAPATASSSRGGRQPTSQPKRKGVATLGSLGGGGHQHDDDGDDDDDYDEAEDDEGRGNLFAGGEKSGLAVQDPHQDGGPRKIINNILAKAKANASRPEQTADEAGPSGPSHFRGAGVTLGGEGVESRTIPDPLGAPPPSSSVPQERVLHLWEDGFSIDDGELRKFSDPANAADLKMIESGRAPLHLMNVQHDQPVDVKLHQHDTPYKPPPKKYKPFSGSGQRLGSPVPGVGGPAAPAATTSAVQASSGPTIDPSQPTLQIRIQMPDGTRDPRTFNTTSTVGDVYDYVTNLQQTGTRTWVLATTFPTKELTNKELVLGDMNEFKTGRGTIVVKWA
- a CDS encoding GTP-binding protein GTR1 (similar to Verticillium alfalfae VaMs.102 XP_003002145.1), which gives rise to MASHTDHPPPDAGASEIRNEVKKPKKKKVLLMGKSGSGKSSMRSIIFSNYIARDTRRLGATIDIDLSHVKFLGNLTLNLWDCGGQEAFMENYLSQQRVHVFSNVGVLIYVFDIESRDVDRDLATYVSILSALLQYSPAAKIYILIHKMDLVVPTARETVYDERVRTVKQKTTEYVNSVGGDVSAIELTPFATSIWDQSLYKAWASIIHDLVPNLSVIERNLANLGMAIEAEELLLFERTSFLAVSSWTSAEGRRNPTEDRLERMSNIMKHFKQSISRFTGTPRNAEQFIRMEHKAGMRFNLFILKFTTNTYLMVVLPPGEARFNAAMLNCQIAIEHFKFLDGPAPQAAAAAAVPAAS
- a CDS encoding sialate:H+ symporter (SHS) family MFS transporter (similar to Coccidioides immitis RS XP_001244515.1), producing MAPRENEPADPLAQGIIPTAKQSLRDLFIWRQRVVLSNEYGETRCEWRDPDRFVNPISLFAQLSAKNWLFFLVGFFSWTADAFDFHALSIQTKKLADYYGRSKTDITTAITLTLLLRSVGAAFFGLAGDKWGRKWPMVVNMIVLGLLQIATIYSRTFSQFLAVRSLFGLFMGGVYGNAIAMALEQCPSNARGLMSGILQQGYSFGYVLAACANLGVGGGTDTWKTVFWAAAGFSIGVGLIRILFPESQQFLEAKQNGKKTASPGAFWRDTSKMLKQEWKMCVYCIILMTWFNYYSHTSQDSYTTFMLTQKELDNAGASRASILMKAGACVGGTIIGYLSQFFGRRRTIIVAALVSAVLIPAWILPAGERSLSASGFFMQFFVQGAWGVIPIHLNELSPVAFRSTFPGVTYQIGNMISSPSAQIVNALSEKIFVTKPNGHRVEAYGPVMGVATAIIALGIVFTTMLGPERRGRDFENKVAGMDSEVSSTKVLEHEDEEKGRVELDEKK